Proteins from a genomic interval of Desulforegulaceae bacterium:
- a CDS encoding cold shock domain-containing protein, with protein MANGVVKWFSDKKGFGFIEQENGTDIFVHFSAINTDGFKSLNEGDNVTFDIKEGPKGPAADNVTKV; from the coding sequence ATGGCAAACGGAGTAGTTAAATGGTTCAGCGACAAAAAAGGCTTTGGTTTTATTGAACAGGAAAATGGCACAGATATTTTTGTTCATTTTTCAGCAATCAATACAGATGGTTTTAAATCGTTGAACGAAGGTGATAATGTCACCTTTGATATCAAAGAAGGGCCAAAAGGACCTGCTGCTGATAATGTAACAAAAGTTTAA
- a CDS encoding YcgN family cysteine cluster protein, whose product MVKDFFKFKTMAEFTGEEWELICSRCGLCCMEKLIDSETEELFFTCVSCVYLNLDDFNCNIYEKRFECKNDCVKLSIDYLEKYIKHLPINCSYRILFLNKKLPDWHYLISGDKNLVHKLGISAKGKAVSGKDVFQEDLEDYIIF is encoded by the coding sequence ATGGTTAAAGATTTTTTTAAATTTAAAACAATGGCTGAGTTTACCGGGGAAGAGTGGGAGCTTATATGTTCAAGGTGTGGACTTTGCTGTATGGAAAAACTTATAGACAGTGAAACAGAAGAGCTTTTTTTTACCTGCGTATCCTGTGTTTATCTTAATCTTGATGATTTTAACTGCAATATTTATGAGAAAAGATTTGAGTGCAAAAATGATTGTGTAAAGTTAAGTATTGATTATCTTGAAAAATATATTAAACATCTTCCCATAAATTGTTCATATAGAATTCTTTTTCTTAATAAAAAATTGCCTGACTGGCATTATCTTATTTCAGGGGATAAAAACCTTGTGCATAAGCTTGGGATTTCAGCTAAGGGAAAGGCTGTTTCAGGAAAAGATGTTTTTCAGGAAGATTTGGAAGATTATATAATATTTTAA
- the purB gene encoding adenylosuccinate lyase, giving the protein MSQVLSISVLDGRYKRYTSPLAEIFSEFGLIKHRVEIEINWFVFLMEELKFGEISQEEKTYLYDIVKNFDEKDANKIKDIEKVTNHDVKACEYFLKEKFDQGTKNLSSLKEWIHFACTSEDINNTSYCLMIKRGREKAVELFGEVLELIESLGVKFKAEPMMSRTHGQPATPTTMGKELINFAWRIRDELNVLKNLPIQGKMNGATGNFNAHISAFPNIDWIEASEKFINKYLGVEPLFYTTQINPYSYISKNLHSISRLCSISIDLARDMWGYISLGYFKQKIKDGEVGSSTMPHKVNPIDFENSEGNFGLCSSIGEHLGSKLLVSRFQRDLSDSTVLRNLGAVFGYLFIGGNSIIKGLSKIELNKEILKKDLEENLELLAEPVQTIMRAFGEEDPYEKMKKLTRGHRITRDELDLFIDSLENLPENEKERLKKLTPETYTGTAEALVDKYVKTYL; this is encoded by the coding sequence ATGAGCCAGGTTTTGTCTATTTCGGTTCTTGACGGAAGATATAAAAGATATACTTCACCATTGGCGGAAATTTTTTCTGAGTTCGGTCTTATAAAACACAGGGTTGAAATTGAAATTAATTGGTTTGTTTTTTTAATGGAAGAATTAAAGTTTGGTGAAATTTCTCAAGAAGAAAAAACTTACCTTTATGATATAGTTAAAAATTTTGATGAAAAAGACGCAAATAAAATTAAAGATATTGAAAAAGTTACCAACCACGATGTAAAGGCCTGCGAGTATTTTTTAAAAGAAAAATTTGATCAAGGCACAAAAAATCTTTCCAGCTTAAAAGAGTGGATTCACTTTGCATGCACTTCTGAAGATATAAATAATACTTCCTATTGTCTCATGATAAAAAGAGGCAGGGAAAAAGCTGTTGAACTTTTTGGTGAAGTTTTAGAACTGATTGAAAGTTTAGGTGTTAAATTCAAAGCAGAACCAATGATGTCAAGAACCCATGGACAGCCTGCCACCCCAACTACCATGGGAAAAGAACTTATAAATTTTGCCTGGAGAATAAGAGATGAGCTTAATGTTTTGAAAAATCTTCCAATCCAGGGAAAAATGAATGGGGCAACAGGTAATTTCAATGCTCATATTTCTGCTTTTCCAAATATTGACTGGATTGAAGCCTCTGAAAAATTTATAAATAAATATCTTGGGGTTGAACCTCTTTTTTATACAACCCAGATCAACCCATATTCTTATATTTCAAAAAATCTTCATTCTATTTCAAGGCTTTGTTCAATTTCCATAGATTTGGCAAGGGATATGTGGGGATATATTTCCCTTGGATATTTTAAGCAGAAAATAAAAGATGGCGAAGTGGGTTCTTCAACCATGCCCCATAAGGTAAATCCAATAGATTTTGAAAATAGTGAAGGAAATTTTGGGCTTTGTTCTTCAATTGGAGAACATCTAGGTTCAAAGCTTCTTGTTTCAAGATTTCAAAGAGATTTGTCAGATTCAACGGTTTTAAGAAATTTGGGTGCTGTTTTTGGATATTTGTTTATTGGAGGCAACTCAATTATCAAGGGACTTTCAAAAATTGAGCTTAATAAAGAAATCTTAAAAAAAGATCTTGAAGAAAATCTCGAGCTTCTTGCAGAACCTGTGCAAACAATAATGCGTGCTTTTGGAGAAGAAGACCCCTATGAAAAAATGAAAAAACTCACAAGAGGACATAGAATAACAAGAGATGAACTTGATTTGTTTATCGACTCCCTTGAAAATCTCCCTGAAAATGAAAAAGAAAGACTTAAAAAATTAACACCTGAAACATATACAGGCACAGCTGAAGCTTTAGTTGATAAATATGTAAAAACATATCTTTGA
- the clpB gene encoding ATP-dependent chaperone ClpB → MNFDKFTIKSQEIIGNSQSLALRKGHQSIENIHFLSSMIEDKDGIASLVLEKAGVIREAFINKVDSLLGQIPSVSGGNTQISISRNAFKVLDASFLIAENMKDQYVSVEHLLLSLIDNSEEKIKDLFKTNNITKDIILNVLMEIRGNEVIRDQNPEEKYQALEKYGKDLTELAKRGKLDPVIGRDEEIRRVVQILSRRTKNNPVLIGEPGVGKTAIAEGLARRIIEGDVAETLKNKKIISLDLGALVAGAKYRGEFEDRLKSFLKEIEKSDGEIILFIDELHTLVGAGAAEGSMDASNMLKPSLARGDLKCIGATTLNEYKKYIEKDSALERRFQPLIIKEPDVEDTISILRGLKEKYEVHHGVRIKDSAIVSAATLSNRYIADRFLPDKAIDLIDEAASKIRIEIDSMPAEIDEIQRKATQLEIEREALKKESDEGSKKRLEKINSEFSSLKEELLEKKGKWEAEKDKIGKVRAIKEELEQLGIEALKFEREGNYEKVAEIKYGRINQLKMELEKALEESSKAKNSIIREEVDSEDIAQVVSGWTGIPVSKMLESDMEKLVSMEDRIGKRLIGQNQAVKAVSDAVRRARSGISDPDKPIGSFIFLGPTGVGKTELAKALAEFLFDTENAVIRVDMTEYMEKHAVSRLIGAPPGYVGYEEGGYLTESVRRRPYSVILFDEIEKAHPDVFNILLQILDDGRLTDGHGKTVDFKNTIIIMTSNIGSHFVLEYANKDHNEMTEKVGEILRGSFKPEFLNRIDETIVFHNLNKEQIKEIVKIQLIHLKKRLETKNILLEVNDDVLNHISEVGYSPDFGARPLKRALQNLIENKLSLSILKGEIIDGSKVEAKMENNEIVFKAN, encoded by the coding sequence AGAAAAAGCAGGGGTTATAAGAGAGGCTTTTATAAATAAAGTCGATTCTCTTTTGGGTCAAATTCCTTCTGTTTCTGGTGGAAACACTCAGATTTCTATTTCTAGAAATGCATTTAAGGTTCTTGATGCTTCGTTTTTAATAGCTGAAAATATGAAGGACCAATATGTAAGTGTTGAACATCTTCTTTTATCCCTGATTGATAATTCAGAGGAAAAGATAAAAGATCTTTTTAAAACAAATAATATTACAAAAGATATAATTTTAAATGTTTTAATGGAAATAAGGGGAAACGAAGTGATTAGAGATCAAAATCCTGAAGAAAAATATCAGGCTTTGGAAAAATATGGAAAAGATCTTACAGAGCTTGCAAAAAGAGGAAAGCTTGATCCTGTTATAGGCAGAGACGAGGAAATAAGGCGGGTTGTTCAGATTTTATCAAGAAGAACCAAAAACAATCCTGTTCTCATAGGAGAGCCAGGTGTTGGTAAAACTGCAATTGCAGAAGGACTTGCAAGGAGAATAATTGAAGGTGATGTGGCTGAAACCTTAAAAAATAAGAAAATTATTTCTCTAGATCTTGGGGCTCTTGTTGCCGGAGCAAAATATAGGGGAGAATTTGAAGACAGGCTTAAGTCTTTTTTAAAGGAGATTGAAAAATCAGACGGTGAAATCATCCTTTTTATAGATGAGCTTCACACTCTTGTTGGAGCAGGTGCAGCAGAAGGTTCAATGGATGCCTCAAATATGCTCAAACCTTCTCTGGCCAGGGGGGATTTAAAATGTATTGGTGCCACAACCCTTAATGAATATAAAAAATATATTGAAAAAGATTCAGCTTTGGAAAGAAGATTTCAGCCACTTATAATCAAAGAACCTGATGTGGAAGATACAATTTCAATTTTAAGAGGGCTAAAAGAAAAATATGAAGTTCACCATGGAGTAAGAATAAAAGATTCAGCCATAGTTTCTGCTGCAACCCTTTCAAACAGATATATTGCAGACAGGTTTCTTCCGGATAAAGCAATAGATTTAATTGATGAGGCAGCTTCTAAAATAAGAATAGAAATAGATTCCATGCCTGCTGAAATTGATGAAATCCAAAGAAAGGCAACCCAGCTTGAAATTGAAAGGGAAGCTTTAAAAAAAGAAAGTGATGAAGGTTCAAAAAAACGCCTTGAAAAAATTAATTCAGAATTTTCTTCTTTAAAAGAAGAGCTCCTTGAAAAAAAAGGTAAATGGGAAGCTGAAAAAGATAAAATTGGTAAGGTCAGAGCTATTAAAGAAGAGCTTGAACAACTTGGAATTGAGGCCTTAAAATTTGAAAGAGAAGGCAATTATGAAAAAGTTGCTGAAATAAAATATGGAAGAATTAATCAGCTTAAGATGGAGCTTGAAAAAGCTTTGGAAGAATCTTCCAAGGCAAAAAATTCAATTATAAGGGAAGAAGTTGATTCTGAAGATATTGCCCAGGTTGTGTCTGGGTGGACAGGAATTCCTGTGAGCAAAATGCTTGAAAGTGATATGGAAAAACTTGTTTCCATGGAAGATCGAATAGGCAAAAGACTTATAGGGCAAAACCAGGCTGTAAAGGCAGTTTCAGACGCAGTAAGAAGGGCAAGATCTGGAATCTCAGATCCTGATAAACCAATTGGATCTTTTATTTTCCTTGGCCCAACAGGGGTGGGTAAAACAGAGCTTGCCAAGGCTTTGGCAGAATTTTTGTTTGATACAGAAAATGCTGTAATTCGGGTTGATATGACAGAATATATGGAAAAGCATGCTGTTTCAAGGTTGATTGGTGCTCCTCCTGGATATGTAGGTTATGAAGAAGGCGGATATCTTACAGAATCAGTAAGAAGACGTCCTTATTCAGTTATCTTGTTTGATGAAATTGAAAAAGCTCATCCCGATGTATTTAATATTTTGCTCCAGATTCTTGATGATGGAAGACTTACAGACGGACATGGAAAAACAGTTGATTTTAAAAACACAATAATAATTATGACCTCAAATATTGGAAGTCATTTTGTTCTTGAATATGCAAATAAAGATCATAATGAAATGACTGAAAAAGTAGGGGAAATACTCAGGGGCTCGTTTAAGCCGGAATTTCTTAATAGAATTGATGAAACAATTGTTTTTCACAATCTAAATAAAGAGCAGATAAAAGAAATTGTAAAAATCCAGCTTATTCATCTTAAAAAAAGGCTAGAAACAAAAAATATTTTACTTGAAGTTAATGATGATGTTTTAAATCATATTTCTGAAGTTGGATATTCGCCTGATTTTGGGGCCAGACCTCTTAAAAGAGCTTTGCAAAATCTTATAGAAAACAAATTATCCCTTTCAATTTTAAAAGGCGAAATTATAGATGGAAGCAAAGTTGAGGCAAAAATGGAAAACAATGAAATTGTATTTAAGGCAAATTGA
- a CDS encoding IscA/HesB family protein, with protein sequence MIEVTKSAIEEIKGFFEGKEIMPIRVFVASGGUAGPSMALALDEQKDTDEVFEVDGFKFVAEKEFLKQATPVKIDYTATGFKVDSNVNFGPSGCGSCSSGGSCAV encoded by the coding sequence ATGATTGAAGTGACTAAAAGTGCAATTGAGGAAATAAAAGGTTTTTTTGAAGGCAAAGAAATTATGCCTATAAGAGTTTTTGTTGCCAGCGGCGGCTGAGCAGGCCCATCAATGGCCCTTGCTCTGGATGAGCAAAAAGATACAGACGAAGTATTTGAAGTAGATGGTTTTAAATTTGTAGCTGAAAAAGAATTTTTAAAGCAGGCTACACCTGTTAAAATTGATTATACGGCAACAGGGTTTAAAGTTGATTCAAATGTTAATTTTGGACCTAGCGGATGCGGCAGTTGCAGTTCCGGCGGAAGCTGTGCAGTTTAG
- a CDS encoding (deoxy)nucleoside triphosphate pyrophosphohydrolase — MITVCAAIIFNEKKDRILIGKRKKGDFKGFWEFPGGKLENNETPEECILREIEEELCVQAEIISFFHELIHEYPTKTIKLIFFKVRLIDKKVCNKDHEIVLWVKPSLLKKYTFPGADLKIVEMLASQTK, encoded by the coding sequence ATGATTACAGTGTGTGCAGCAATTATTTTCAATGAAAAAAAAGACAGGATTCTAATTGGGAAAAGAAAAAAAGGGGATTTTAAAGGTTTTTGGGAGTTTCCCGGAGGAAAGCTTGAAAACAATGAAACTCCAGAAGAATGCATTCTAAGGGAAATTGAAGAAGAGCTTTGCGTTCAAGCTGAAATCATTTCTTTTTTTCATGAATTGATTCATGAATACCCCACTAAAACAATAAAACTTATTTTTTTCAAAGTCAGACTGATTGACAAGAAAGTCTGCAACAAAGACCATGAAATTGTTTTATGGGTAAAGCCTTCTTTACTAAAAAAATACACATTTCCAGGAGCAGACTTAAAAATTGTTGAAATGTTAGCTTCCCAAACAAAATAA